A region from the Vicia villosa cultivar HV-30 ecotype Madison, WI linkage group LG3, Vvil1.0, whole genome shotgun sequence genome encodes:
- the LOC131655838 gene encoding ribonuclease 3-like protein 2, which yields MKMEASVSAVEKIIGYTFQTKKLLEQALTHTSYPESVSYERLEFVGDAVLGLAISNHLFLAYSSVDPGTLSLLRAANVSTEKLARAAVRNGLHRYVRHNTLSIVDIINEFVEAVEGEDDCVVVKYGGSVKAPKILADIVESVAAAVYVDVDFDLKKLWVIIRGLLEPIVTLDDLEHKPQPVTMLFEICQKNGKTVDIQQHRSDGKSTASVYVDGELVASASSDQKDVARLDAAKAALHKLEGLLPAPTMMPDCCVDIDGSFEIEAAKQKLYAICGMKKWPKPVYSIEKDEGTPQDKKFISAVQIATPAARLQMSGEEKSRVKDAENSAASLMIRALQQHKYV from the exons AAAATAATCGGTTACACTTTTCAAACCAAGAAGCTTCTAGAACAAGCCCTAACCCATACGTCATATCCAGAATCAGTTTCATACGAACGTCTCGAGTTCGTCGGCGACGCCGTTCTAGGTCTCGCGATCAGCAACCACCTCTTCCTCGCTTACTCCTCCGTTGATCCTGGTACACTCTCCCTCCTCCGTGCCGCTAATGTTAGCACCGAGAAACTCGCTCGCGCTGCCGTGCGTAACGGTCTACACCGTTATGTCCGTCACAACACGCTTTCTATTGTTGATATTATTAACGAGTTTGTTGAAGCGGTTGAGGGCGAGGATGATTGTGTTGTTGTTAAGTATGGTGGATCGGTTAAAGCTCCAAAGATTCTTGCTGATATTGTTGAGTCGGTTGCTGCTGCTGTTTATGTTGACGTTGATTTCGATCTTAAGAAATTATGGGTG ATAATAAGAGGTCTTTTGGAGCCGATAGTGACGCTGGATGATCTGGAACATAAACCGCAACCTGTGACGATGCTTTTCGAGATCTGCCAAAAAAATGGGAAAACAGTTGACATACAACAGCACCGGAGTGATGGCAAAAGCACTGCCAGTGTCTATGTAGACGGGGAGCTGGTTGCATCCGCTTCCTCGGATCAAAAGGACGTTGCTAGGCTTGATGCTGCCAAGGCTGCTTTGCATAAACTAGAAGGCTTACTGCCTGCCCCTACCATGATGCCTGACTGTTGTGTGGACATTGATGGCAGCTTTGAAATTGAAGCTGCCAAGCAGAAATTGTATGCAATTTGTGGGATGAAAAAGTGGCCCAAACCAGTATACAG CATTGAAAAAGATGAAGGTACTCCTCAAGATAAGAAATTTATCAGTGCTGTTCAGATAGCTACTCCAGCCGCTAGGCTCCAAATGTCTGGAGAAGAAAAATCTCGAGTGAAGGATGCTGAGAACTCTGCAGCTTCCTTGATGATCCGGGCCTTACAACAACACAAGTATGTGTGA